The Deltaproteobacteria bacterium genome segment TGGTTATGCAGACCTCTTCGGTCTCCCTGGTGGTCGTAAGCCTTATGGAGCTCGTAAAGACCTTCATCTATCCTCCCCACCGTTGTGCTCGCCGCCGCGACGCGGCCGATCAGTGTCGGATAAGCTCGGCCAGCCGTTGCGCCGCCTTGCCTCTGAGCACGGCGTCGGCCATAGGGCTCACGGGCGTCTGCTCGATGTTTATCTCCACCACGAAGGCGCCGCGGCCCTTGGCGCTCCAGGCAAGCGACGCCGCCGGCTGCACGACCCCCGAGGTGCCTATGACGAAAAGCAGGTCGGTCCTCTCCACGGCCTGCTCCGCCCGCCGCAGCACGTCGGCGTCGAGGGCCTCGCCGAACCAGACCACGGCGGGCCTGAAGAGAGCGCCGCACCGGCAGCGGGGCGGGAGCTCGAGGGGCACGTCGCGGTTGCGCTCCTCGAGGCCGCAGCCCGTGCAGCGCAGCCGCCAGATGGAGCCGTGCAGCTCTATGGCGTCCCTGCTTCCCGCCTCCTCCTGGAGTCCGTCGACGTTCTGCGTTATTATGACCAGACCCTTCGAGTCCTCGAGGGCCTTGAGGGCGTGGTGCCCGTCGTTGGGAGCCGCCCCGGCTACGACCGAGCGCCGCCAGTCGTACCAGCGCCACACGAGCAGGGGATCGCGCTCGAAGGCCTGCGGTGTGGCCAGCTCCTCGGCCCTGTAGTTGTTCCACAGACCGCCGGCGCCGCGGAACGTGGGCACGCCGCTCTCGGCCGAGAGACCGGCGCCGCAGAGCGCCGCCGGGGCCCGGGCCTCGGCGAGCCTCGCCTTCACCTCTTCAAGCGAGCTTTCCATGAAACTCACCGTCCAGGGGGCCGTCCCCTCCACTCACAGGGGGCTTCAGTCGCAGAACCTGCCCCGCTTGGAGATGATGCCCCTCGTTATGGCGTCGGCTATGACTTCCCGCGCGGCGTGATACATCTCCTCCTCTACGGCTATGCGCCTTTCGCCGCTCCGGGCGTCGAAGAGCGCTATGGGCGCGGCGCCGTGAACCATGCAGTGGATGTGGCGCTCCTCGAGGAGTGTTTCGATGATGCTGGCGTCGCTCTCGTTCTCTATGAAGTATATG includes the following:
- a CDS encoding NAD-dependent deacylase, with the protein product MESSLEEVKARLAEARAPAALCGAGLSAESGVPTFRGAGGLWNNYRAEELATPQAFERDPLLVWRWYDWRRSVVAGAAPNDGHHALKALEDSKGLVIITQNVDGLQEEAGSRDAIELHGSIWRLRCTGCGLEERNRDVPLELPPRCRCGALFRPAVVWFGEALDADVLRRAEQAVERTDLLFVIGTSGVVQPAASLAWSAKGRGAFVVEINIEQTPVSPMADAVLRGKAAQRLAELIRH